A genomic segment from Elusimicrobiota bacterium encodes:
- a CDS encoding SpoIID/LytB domain-containing protein: MNRYSVPSNIFKSAKVIIKPNQKNSTLIIQDIKYAQGFAWAGVSDREYRGFFEVSVSSVGFSLINIVNIEEYLYSVLPSEMISSWPEEALKSQAVIARSEALYKKNISKPHKKDNFDLCDDQHCQVYKGVKQETSSTKKAVDNTRSEILEYNGKIAHTLYSSNCSGHTQSSKELNGWSDEAYLQGVIDAEIRFPTDLVHFDKWIKHPPEIFCAPSKYTYYAESRWIRVVSQEELTEQLNQTYNPGSIKKIIPIKRSASGHINHLVIEGTNNKIEIEKENLIRQIVLGRLRSTNFIVDCYGKKNGLPEYFIFWGAGWGHAVGLCQSGAAGMAEKGYKYHEILKRYYKDTYIKKLGY; the protein is encoded by the coding sequence TTGAATCGCTATTCAGTCCCATCTAATATTTTTAAATCAGCAAAAGTTATTATTAAACCCAACCAAAAGAATTCTACCTTGATTATTCAGGATATAAAATATGCTCAAGGGTTTGCGTGGGCGGGCGTTTCAGATAGAGAATATCGCGGTTTCTTTGAGGTTTCAGTATCGTCAGTTGGTTTCTCGTTGATAAATATCGTCAATATTGAAGAGTATCTTTATTCTGTTTTGCCGTCTGAAATGATTTCCTCCTGGCCTGAAGAGGCGTTAAAATCTCAGGCAGTTATCGCGAGAAGCGAGGCACTTTATAAAAAAAATATTTCTAAACCACATAAAAAAGATAATTTTGATTTGTGTGATGACCAGCACTGTCAGGTTTATAAAGGTGTGAAACAAGAAACATCATCAACAAAAAAAGCGGTTGATAATACCCGAAGCGAGATTCTGGAATATAACGGTAAAATCGCACACACGCTTTATTCTTCAAATTGTTCAGGACATACCCAATCCTCAAAAGAACTCAATGGCTGGAGTGATGAAGCATATTTACAAGGTGTTATTGATGCAGAAATTAGATTCCCAACTGATTTAGTTCATTTTGATAAATGGATTAAGCATCCGCCAGAAATATTCTGTGCACCATCAAAATATACATACTATGCAGAAAGCAGATGGATACGGGTTGTTTCACAGGAAGAATTAACTGAACAACTCAACCAAACTTACAATCCCGGCAGTATCAAAAAAATAATTCCAATCAAACGGTCGGCTTCCGGACATATAAACCATTTAGTTATAGAAGGGACAAATAACAAAATTGAAATTGAAAAAGAAAACCTTATTCGCCAGATTGTGTTAGGTCGGCTGCGGTCTACAAATTTTATAGTTGATTGCTATGGTAAAAAAAACGGGCTACCGGAGTATTTTATATTCTGGGGTGCCGGCTGGGGACACGCTGTCGGATTGTGTCAATCAGGCGCTGCTGGGATGGCAGAAAAGGGCTACAAATATCACGAGATATTAAAAAGATACTACAAGGACACTTATATTAAAAAATTAGGGTATTAA
- the ybgF gene encoding tol-pal system protein YbgF: MGQVKSKKLKSKLWQNILTFYLLPSTFYLFFSGCIATQKDVITLQTKITSLQTEITNLQNQLSDMQKNQADLSVQMEDLNSNIKSLFERIGETNEKFVVFGQKLEDTNVDFTNKLKLLSEVVTKKIEETKPTPTQIYGAAYTDYTMKNYDLAIAGFQEYIQQYPNGTLTPNAQFWIGVCYYNKDDYEKAVQNFNTLITSYPKVEKIATAKLKKAYALLKLKQESEAIKVFEDIVKNHPKTPEARPAKEYLAPPKKPK; the protein is encoded by the coding sequence ATGGGGCAGGTTAAAAGTAAAAAGTTAAAATCAAAATTATGGCAAAATATTTTAACCTTCTACCTTCTACCTTCTACCTTTTACCTGTTTTTTTCTGGTTGTATTGCAACCCAGAAAGATGTTATTACACTTCAGACAAAAATCACTTCACTCCAAACCGAAATAACCAACCTGCAAAACCAGCTTTCTGATATGCAAAAAAATCAAGCAGACCTGTCAGTCCAGATGGAAGACCTGAACTCAAATATCAAATCGCTTTTTGAACGGATTGGCGAGACAAACGAAAAGTTTGTAGTATTCGGGCAGAAGTTGGAAGATACAAATGTTGATTTTACTAATAAACTGAAACTGCTCTCGGAAGTAGTAACCAAAAAGATTGAAGAGACCAAACCCACGCCAACACAAATCTACGGTGCTGCATATACCGACTACACAATGAAAAATTATGATTTAGCGATTGCTGGTTTTCAGGAATACATACAACAGTATCCGAACGGGACATTGACTCCGAATGCACAATTCTGGATAGGGGTATGTTATTATAATAAAGATGATTATGAGAAAGCAGTACAAAATTTTAATACATTGATTACTTCGTATCCCAAAGTAGAAAAAATTGCAACTGCGAAATTAAAAAAAGCATATGCACTGCTGAAACTGAAACAGGAATCAGAAGCGATTAAAGTTTTTGAAGATATTGTAAAAAATCATCCTAAAACACCTGAAGCCCGACCGGCAAAGGAATATCTCGCCCCACCTAAAAAACCAAAATGA
- the pal gene encoding peptidoglycan-associated lipoprotein Pal, with protein MQVKREVKSWNWFLLLATCYSLLSIFFGCAKKPVVKPIEPVKPPEVIEPVPAEEPSLRGKEYRKVPQLETVYFDYDDARLRADARETLSKNAKWLKENNDVEIVVEGHCDERGTIDYNLALGDRRAKAVRSYLLKLGIKGNRIATISYGEEKPVDFGHDENAWSKNRRAEMLGRIPETEK; from the coding sequence ATGCAAGTTAAAAGGGAAGTAAAAAGTTGGAATTGGTTTTTGCTACTTGCGACCTGCTACTCGCTACTTTCTATCTTTTTCGGATGCGCTAAAAAACCGGTTGTTAAACCGATAGAACCGGTGAAACCGCCGGAAGTGATAGAGCCTGTGCCTGCGGAAGAGCCGTCTTTACGAGGTAAAGAGTACAGAAAAGTGCCACAACTTGAGACGGTCTATTTTGATTATGACGATGCAAGATTAAGAGCAGATGCGAGAGAAACGCTATCCAAAAATGCAAAATGGCTTAAAGAAAACAATGATGTAGAGATTGTTGTAGAAGGGCATTGTGATGAGCGCGGCACTATTGATTACAATTTAGCGCTTGGTGACCGCCGAGCAAAAGCAGTCCGAAGTTATCTGCTTAAACTTGGTATAAAAGGTAACCGGATTGCTACGATTTCATATGGTGAAGAAAAACCGGTAGATTTCGGGCATGACGAGAATGCGTGGTCAAAAAATCGGCGTGCTGAAATGCTTGGTAGAATCCCGGAAACAGAAAAATAA